The segment AGAGCTGGGGCCCAATTCAAAGTCTCCAGGCCCCAACCCCCATGCAATATCTCTCTCCCCTTGGGTAGGAagtccccagccctcctcccagGAGCTGGACACCAAGTCACCAGTCACTCCCAGGCTTTACTTGGCTGGAGTTCCGCCTCCTGGTCAGGGTTTTCCCTGACGTCTCTACCACACAGTCTCTACCACACAGGTGGGCTGGAGCAGTTCCTTCGGTAATCAGGGCTGGCTAACTACACACCTCCAGCCCTTAAGGAGCAAGCCCCCAGTTAGTGTGGATCGCTGCTGTGGGCTGGCTGAGCTAAGCTTTgggttggtttgtgtgtgttttagtttttattttaagtaaTACTAACGGGAGCTGTTCGCATATTTACAGACTGCAGATCACGTGCTCTGTCTAGTTTAAGGAAGATGTGGGTGGGCCAAGCTTCCTACTGCACAGggccccaaaattctttaatccTGCCCTGGTTCTGTGATGGATTTACTGTGGTTTAGAGCCCCCTGGTTCCTCAGAAGAGCTCTCTTCAGCTTGCCTTGGATGGTGCATAGCACTGCTTTCCTGAAGCTGCTGGACAAGAAGAAGAAAATCACGGGGTCCAGGCAGCTGTTGGGGGCCAAGATGCAGAGAACAAGCTTGTTGGTGAGGTGGAGAGCCTGCTTCCACTGTGTGCTGGAGATGACATCCCGCTGAGCCAGGATGtatgtgtaagtgggggaatagtcccgctattgtggggaactttcctggcttctgcacttccctggtgaaatgggctagcgaaaggatctgagtcctcgctcccacttcctttacccagtggcctccctgcccttgaggactccccttccactctcctgtctggcagagtcctcgtaaccccaacaaggctaggcccaggattcctggggggctcgacccccaaccctgctgtggtcacctaggacaggggctagggtgtccccactccggggtactctctctgcactgggcacttctctgacccactgaccattatatacaagttaaagcaaaagcaagttatttaatcaacgattaattttaaaaagaataaggaaaaatgggaaaagttaaaggaaacatatcaacccgctctgtggcagggaacatcacaaacagtgtctctggaatgtcagggcagttcacagtctgttccttgtaagtcccaggccttcttctcaggtcctggctgtgctgtagggacgctgtgggttggacacttgctctggtggtggccacacgctctcaggctctaagtggtaggacccttcttcccagcgtcgcccccgccctgtcggggttacgatccaagcctggcctgctgagcctcttggctgaggcgtctccctgtgctgggcccactgcccagggtccccctcgctctccccagctgctcactgcacccagctccggactgctccaactccaccactctgtctctgcagtgctgctgctgttgctgctctgcctccagctccctgggctgcttctttggcccctctggctctggttcctgcagctctgctcccagcacaggtctgctctgcaggctgcttctgtcactctgctcccagcactgacctgcttcctgggctgcttttcttcccctctggctctggttgctgcagctctgctcccagagcaagtctgctctctctgggccgtgcctctggctttggggctgcagctctgctcccaggacaaggTCCGCTCTCTCTGggtctggcacagctctgctccccagctcagcttgggcccctgctttctccttagctcggccccactctgtctgacccagacaattccagctcacaagcaggacgggacctccctggcctcctgactctgattagcctgcccgccctgtcattcaggctgacgtggagcattggcctctccccattgttcctgggggctgtcagtctcagggtcctgattccccatcgacccttccccctttttagtactgggagctagcaactaaaacacccccactgaatgttagtaagggggcaacagtccccttacatatggcATGCGGACAAAGTGATAGGGGGCAAAGCACACAGTGAAGATGACCAGGACCACAAAGGTCTTTGTGATGGACCTGCTGCTTgtccttctgctctgctgctgagctTTCCCTGAGGAGACATTGTGGAGCTTGGCAGATATCTTGCCATAAAAATagaggaagagaggcaggtgAATGAAGAAGGTGGCCACAGCGACCATGTTGAGGGCTGCCCCCAGTGGGCGTTTGCTCCTGCAGTGGAAGCAGTTGTCGGCATAAGGCCCCTTTTCTCTAGTCTTGAAAAAGAAAGACAGCGTGAAAATGGCATAGGCCAGCCAAACCACCCTCGCAGCTACTGTGCTGCAAGGCAGGGTGTGGATTTTAGACTGCTGGAGAGGTCGAATGATCTTCAGGTAGCGGTCCAGGCTGATCAGACTGAGGAACATGATGCTGACATACATGTTGAGGTAGAAGAAAGCACCAACTACCGTGCAGAGGATCAAAGGGCTGCTCTGGTTTTGATAGGCCACCCGGAAGGGTAGgcagagggagagcaggaggTTTGACAAAGCTAGGTTCCTCATGTACACTGTGATGGAGGTCTTCCTCTGCATGTGGAGCCAGAACACCCAGAGGGCCAGCATGTTGCTGAGCAGGCTGATGATGAAGATGAGGGAGTACATCACAGGGAGGGTCACTGCAAGGAAGCCATCTTGGATCTCACAAATGGAGCTATTTGTCTGAGACTGTGTGAACTCAGTGGCAGGAAAAGGAGTGCTCCAGGAGCCCATCATCTGCACTCCAGGGGTCTGgaaagacaaaggaatgtgtggttGTTTGAATCCACATACTTATTCGTTGTTCATTCACTTACCGGGTGAGGGGTGTATAGTTATTCATTCCTCATATTTaagtgcccatcactgtggtgtctGGATGCACTGTGGCGTCTGGGTGCACTGTGGCGTTAGAAACCGAACGTCATTGgcaaagccagcacactaggcacTGGGCCAAGGACCTGTAGGGCCAGAAGCACAAGTCcgtacagcttgagctaaagagccagccCCTGCATGCAGCTTCTGTGACACATCCACACCGTCTCTCCCAGAGCGAGCCACGCACCACACTGCTCAGTGGATTATGGTTACAATGAAGTGCCTGTGGGGAAGGCCCTGTCCTCCTCAGCAGAGTGGCCCCTTCTGGGTATTCTGAGTCCTGCCTCTGGGTGACAAAGGGGGCCTTTTGACCCCTTTTGCTCTTGCTCTGTAGTGCAGGCTGCTGTCCCAGATGGGATGCTGGGCTCGAGGTCCGATCCACTCTGGCAAGTCCTTTGTTCTTATTTTGGAGGTGAGATTTACTCAGCAGAGACGATGCGTATCCCATGCATCTCAGGCAGAAGCAACCAGTGAGAGAGCAGCATCTTTTTGAGGCTCATAAATTGGGGACAGCTTACAtgatggtcatagaatcatagaatcatagaatatcagggttggaagggacctcaggaggtcatctagtccaaccccctgctcaaagcaggaccaaatcccaatcaaatcatcccagccaaggctttgtcaagcctgaccttaaaaacttccaaggaaggagattctaccacctccctaggtaacgcattccagtgtttcatagaatcatagaatatcagggttggaagggatcccagaaggtcatctagtccaaccccctgctcgaagcaggaccaattcccagttaaatcatcccagccagggctttgtcaagcctgaccttaaaaacctctaaggaaggagattctaccacctccctaggtaacgcattccagtgtttcaccaccctcttagtgaaaaagtttttcctaatatccaatctaaacctcccccattgcaa is part of the Chelonia mydas isolate rCheMyd1 chromosome 9, rCheMyd1.pri.v2, whole genome shotgun sequence genome and harbors:
- the LOC102948186 gene encoding probable G-protein coupled receptor 34, with translation MMGSWSTPFPATEFTQSQTNSSICEIQDGFLAVTLPVMYSLIFIISLLSNMLALWVFWLHMQRKTSITVYMRNLALSNLLLSLCLPFRVAYQNQSSPLILCTVVGAFFYLNMYVSIMFLSLISLDRYLKIIRPLQQSKIHTLPCSTVAARVVWLAYAIFTLSFFFKTREKGPYADNCFHCRSKRPLGAALNMVAVATFFIHLPLFLYFYGKISAKLHNVSSGKAQQQSRRTSSRSITKTFVVLVIFTVCFAPYHFVRMPYILAQRDVISSTQWKQALHLTNKLVLCILAPNSCLDPVIFFFLSSSFRKAVLCTIQGKLKRALLRNQGALNHSKSITEPGQD